The genomic segment gagacttatgacACCTGAAACGAAGAGCAGGACCGGCATCTCGCGCCCATCAGCCAATCAGCGTCGGCCGCGACACGCGATAGCTTGACGTGATTGGCTGGCGGGCCTGAGATGCCAGTCCGGCACTCCGTGTAAGCTCTCACGAGGGTCTCTGAATATGaacgcgtcacacacacacacaaacagacagacaaacaggcagatggACACTCCACACCTAAAGATCCTTTTAGAACTCACTTGGGGTCAGTACAAGTATAGGAGGAACCCGTGAAGAGACACTGCAGGGACCCGCAGCACCGCACAATCACAGGCTGCTTGTTAGTCTCGCTCAGGAAGACGCACATCGAGTTCTCACGTCCACAGCTCGCTCCTGTCTGTAGGGTGGAAGGCCAAATATGTACATTATTTCAAGGAACCTGATAGTCATGAGTTGCTCCAGTTTGGAAATTCGATTCGAAGATTCAGAggtgtttattaattattatatcttccTGTACTAGATTCTTCGGTATCAGGTGTTCATGGAAGACAGGTGATGTCttgcattgttttatttttgtatttcttgatTAATATGATCGAGTGTAAGGGTTCACACTAACAACTTACACTCACACTGGTTTAGTATAGATTACCCATCATTTGCGATGTCATAGTAGATATTCTAGAGGGACTGCAGCTTAGTATAAGGACGTTCCTTATACTATTTCTGGTTTTGTATATAACATTCAGATAGATCAGAGACCTCGGTGTGTAACCAAGGTGGTGGCGTCACACTTCGGAAAgatgttctcaaaaaaaaaaaaaaaaagaagaagaaaaaaaaaaaaaaaactgcaactgcattgaaaaggagaggaagtatCCCTCTGTATAGTATTAAACCGAGACACATAATGATATGTTAAAGAATTGATCCCGATGATAGCATAGACCCATGTCAATACACAAAAcagatatatctatttgtttctttctctatgaaatgcattttttttcagaataaatGAATTCCATAACGTTAACCTATGTCAAATAGGCACAAAAAACAGGATTTCTACTTCGCTCCAAGATGTAAAAGACGGATGGAACCAAATCCAAACAATAACACAATGAACAACGCTAAAGTAAAGCAATGAAATGGAATAATAACAGAGTAATCCTTCCGAAGCCTTTCATAAAATCTGGGACCCAGGGCgaacttttgatatatattagtaagaCCAATTACAGGGAGGGGGTATTAGGCATAATTACAATTACCTCGGTAATTCTCTCATACCCTGTGTTTTAGCTAGAATCATTACCCTATTAGCTAATATTCCctgccactatatatatatataacatacccccacccacacccgcgTCCATCATAACAGTACGCTTGTTGAGAATAACCTACCCTAACTTAATTCAACCCAACCAACCTAACTTAAACTGCCCCCCAAAAACATCGAAAAGTTTCTGAAAGTTTCTGCAAGAATTTTTCACCATGCAAAAGACCTGGAAGCCTCCGTATATGACCTGTATTCAGGTGAAACTTCATTACGGTTCACATATGACTACAATGACGGCTGATTGCAGATTTTATTGGCAATTGCTACCTGATGCACACCGTGTATAAGCAGTTTGTTACAGTGTATCGTAGCTATATTGCATTTCAATGGAAATACAGATTTTCGGAACGTCTTTACAGTACTTGTATATAAGCGTATAGTACATATAAGCATCTGTTCGTGTGTATGCGCATattgagatacagagagagagagagagagagagagagagagagagagagagagagagagagagagagagagagagagagagagagagagagagagagagagagagagaaaagagagagagagagagaaagagagagagagagagagatagagagagagagagagagaggagagagaacgggggagagggagggagggagggagggagtgatatatatatatatatatatatatatatatatatatatatatatatatatagagagagagagagagaagagagagaagaagagagagaggagagagagagagagaagagaaagagagagagagagagagagatggggggaggtagagaaagagagagagagagaaaacgagagagagagagagagagagagtgaaagagagagtgagagagagagagagagagaggacataagGCAGAAACAATCATACATacgatacacatacataataactgactgacagacatacgccatacatacgtaaatactaacatacaaacatacatacatgcatacatacatacatacatacatacatacatacatacatacatacatacatacatacatacatacatacatacatacatacatacatacaaacaaacatacgtacataaatccatccatccagccagccattatccatcatccatccacctatccatccatccatccagctatGCATCCATCCACCCACTTACCCGTTTCTGATCGAGATAATCGTTGATTTTGTCGAAATACATGGGACTCCACTTCTGAATGGGTTCGTCTCGAAACTGtgaatattaaaaggaaaaaaatacatgaagtTTCAAATCCATTTacattttgatgatatatatgtctcaaaagaagaagaaggtg from the Penaeus monodon isolate SGIC_2016 chromosome 35, NSTDA_Pmon_1, whole genome shotgun sequence genome contains:
- the LOC119594969 gene encoding uncharacterized protein LOC119594969 is translated as METYRGIALLLVTLSLVASASAFNPDRTIYKWSPLWFNNYYRRANLFKRFRDEPIQKWSPMYFDKINDYLDQKRTGASCGRENSMCVFLSETNKQPVIVRCCGSLQCLFTGSSYTCTDPKTMGLGEALNDMPDY